The following coding sequences lie in one Rutidosis leptorrhynchoides isolate AG116_Rl617_1_P2 chromosome 4, CSIRO_AGI_Rlap_v1, whole genome shotgun sequence genomic window:
- the LOC139840978 gene encoding secreted RxLR effector protein 161-like — MYLTASRPDIMFATCLCARYQAQPNVNHMLAAKKIMRYLKGTPNFGLWYPRKDGFDLTAFSDSNYGGCKRDFKSTSGCCQFLCSWLISWQCKKQTAVAQSTCEAEYIAANPVNHSKTKHTGIKYHFIRDCYEKKLIDVLQIGTTTQRADLFTKVFDRPRFLFLLNVLGVKDRAEVVSDKELLK, encoded by the exons ATGTATCTTACAGCGTCTCGCCCAGATATCATGTTCGCTACTTGTTTGTGTGCTCGGTATCAGGCACAACCGAATGTGAATCATATGTTAGCAGCAAAGAAGATCATGCGTTATCTAAAGGGAACTCCAAACTTTGGCTTATGGTATCCTAGAAAGGATGGGTTCGATCTAACGGCTTTTAGTGATTCTAATTATGGGGGTTGTAAGAGAGATTTCAAATCAACCTCGGGATGTTGTCAGTTTCTATGTAGCTGGTTGATAAGTTGGCAGTGTAAGAAACAAACGGCAGTCGCACAATCGACGTGTGAGGCTGAATATATTGCAGCG AATCCTGTtaatcattctaagaccaaacacacaGGGATCAAGTACCATTTCATTAGGGACTGTTATGAAAAGAAACTAATAGATGTCCTACAAATAGGTACGACAACCCAAAGGGCTGACTTGTTTACAAAAGTGTTTGATAGACCTCGTTTCCTATTCCTATTAAATGTGTTAGGTGTGAAAGATAGGGCGGAAGTTGTGTCCGACAAGGAGTTATTGAAGTAA